In a single window of the Acidobacteriota bacterium genome:
- the pheA gene encoding prephenate dehydratase, with protein MVVAYQGEPGAYSEAAAQRHAPDATARPCPSFDEVFRAVEAGEAAFGVLPIENSIGGTIHRNYDLLLQHPLQIVGDLELRVIHSLIALPGTTLDQVRQIYSHPQALAQCDRYLRSLPGVEVVATYDTAGSAKLIKDKQIAGAAAIASERAAAVFGLQILESGIQDFADNITRFIVVAPVGKAGITGAPSNKTTVVFTLANEAGALFKALSVFALRGIDLTKLESRPIPGRPWEYLFYVDLAVGADDARCDRALAHLAEFAPMFRNLGSYASTLLPRSVPVAAGDPA; from the coding sequence ATGGTGGTGGCGTATCAGGGGGAACCGGGGGCGTACAGTGAGGCGGCGGCGCAACGCCATGCGCCCGACGCCACGGCGCGACCCTGTCCCAGCTTCGACGAGGTGTTCCGCGCGGTCGAGGCAGGCGAGGCCGCCTTCGGGGTCCTGCCGATCGAGAACTCCATCGGCGGCACCATCCACCGCAACTACGACCTCCTCCTCCAGCATCCGCTCCAGATCGTCGGCGACCTCGAACTCCGGGTCATCCACAGCCTGATCGCGCTGCCTGGCACGACGCTCGATCAGGTGAGACAGATCTATTCGCATCCGCAGGCGCTCGCCCAGTGCGACAGGTACCTGCGGAGCCTTCCGGGCGTCGAGGTGGTGGCCACGTACGACACGGCCGGTAGCGCCAAGCTCATCAAGGACAAGCAGATCGCCGGTGCGGCCGCGATCGCCTCCGAGCGCGCCGCCGCCGTCTTCGGCCTCCAGATCCTCGAGTCGGGGATCCAGGACTTCGCCGACAACATCACCCGCTTCATCGTCGTGGCGCCGGTGGGCAAGGCCGGCATCACCGGGGCGCCGAGCAACAAGACGACAGTCGTGTTCACGCTGGCCAACGAGGCCGGCGCGCTGTTCAAGGCGCTCAGCGTGTTCGCGCTCCGCGGCATCGACCTGACCAAGCTCGAGTCGCGGCCGATTCCCGGGCGCCCCTGGGAATACCTGTTCTACGTGGACCTGGCCGTGGGTGCCGACGATGCGCGCTGCGATCGCGCGCTCGCGCACCTGGCCGAGTTCGCGCCGATGTTCCGCAATCTCGGGTCGTACGCGTCGACGCTGCTGCCCCGTTCCGTGCCCGTGGCGGCAGGAGATCCCGCATGA
- the ilvB gene encoding biosynthetic-type acetolactate synthase large subunit, translating into MKKTGAQILWESLVREGVTCVFGYPGGAILPAYDAMLDYPIRHILVRHEQGATHMADGYARATGQVGVAIATSGPGATNMVTGIATAMMDSVPIVCITGQVGSKAIGSDAFQETDITGITLPVTKHNYLVTRPEDVARVVREAFYVARSGRPGPVLIDITKDCQQSTCEFVWPEAPTLRGYRPSHTPSTREVDQAIELIHSAKRPIILAGRGIELSGARETVLTFAEQANVPIATTLLGIGAIPASHPLNLGMMGMHGEAWVNTAIQEADLLLAFGMRFDDRVTGNVRTYAPDAKKIHIDIDPAELNKNVRVDVGLIGDLRQTIEQLMPRVEARDRSDWIAYISMLKGDSAVRDIQNLPDNGHLYAAHVINDLWRETRDRDTIVVTDVGQHQMWEAQYYKHESRRSLITSGGLGTMGFALPAAIGAKVARPDAEVWVVVGDGGFQMTMCELATIAQEGIDINIAIINNGFLGMVRQWQEFFYERRYAATPLVNPDFVKLTQAFGLKAMQVTSRAEVVPAVRDASGHQGTVLIDFRVEQEDSVYPMVPAGNDLHNMIRRPSAIIETGADA; encoded by the coding sequence ATGAAGAAGACCGGAGCCCAAATCCTGTGGGAGAGCCTGGTGCGCGAAGGCGTCACCTGCGTGTTCGGCTACCCTGGCGGCGCGATCCTGCCGGCGTACGACGCGATGCTCGACTACCCGATCCGTCACATCCTGGTGCGCCATGAGCAGGGCGCCACGCACATGGCCGACGGCTATGCGCGCGCGACAGGCCAGGTCGGCGTCGCGATCGCCACGAGCGGCCCAGGCGCCACCAACATGGTCACCGGCATCGCCACCGCCATGATGGACTCGGTCCCCATCGTCTGCATCACCGGGCAGGTGGGCAGCAAGGCGATCGGATCGGACGCCTTCCAGGAAACCGACATCACGGGCATCACGCTGCCCGTGACCAAGCACAACTACCTTGTGACGCGTCCCGAGGACGTGGCGCGCGTGGTGCGCGAGGCGTTCTACGTGGCACGGTCGGGTCGGCCCGGTCCCGTGCTGATCGACATCACGAAGGACTGCCAGCAGTCGACCTGCGAGTTCGTGTGGCCGGAGGCACCGACGCTGCGCGGCTATCGTCCGTCGCACACGCCGAGCACGCGCGAAGTCGATCAGGCCATCGAGCTGATTCATTCGGCCAAGCGCCCGATCATCCTCGCCGGCCGCGGCATCGAACTGTCGGGCGCCCGCGAAACGGTGCTGACGTTCGCCGAACAGGCCAACGTGCCGATCGCGACGACGCTGCTCGGCATCGGCGCGATCCCGGCGAGCCATCCGCTGAACCTCGGCATGATGGGCATGCACGGCGAGGCGTGGGTCAACACCGCCATCCAGGAAGCCGACCTGCTGCTCGCCTTCGGGATGCGCTTCGACGATCGCGTGACGGGCAACGTGCGCACGTACGCGCCCGATGCAAAGAAGATCCACATCGACATCGATCCCGCGGAGTTGAACAAGAACGTCCGCGTCGACGTCGGCCTCATCGGCGACCTCCGGCAGACGATCGAGCAGCTCATGCCACGCGTCGAGGCGCGCGATCGCAGCGACTGGATCGCCTACATCTCGATGCTCAAGGGCGATTCGGCCGTTCGCGACATCCAGAACCTGCCCGACAACGGTCACCTCTATGCCGCGCACGTCATCAACGACCTGTGGCGCGAGACGCGCGATCGCGACACGATCGTGGTCACCGACGTCGGCCAGCACCAGATGTGGGAAGCGCAGTACTACAAGCACGAGAGCCGGCGCTCCCTCATCACGTCGGGCGGACTCGGCACGATGGGCTTCGCGCTGCCCGCCGCGATCGGCGCGAAGGTCGCGCGGCCCGATGCCGAAGTGTGGGTGGTGGTCGGCGATGGCGGCTTCCAGATGACGATGTGCGAACTGGCGACGATCGCGCAGGAAGGCATCGACATCAACATCGCGATCATCAACAACGGCTTCCTCGGCATGGTGCGGCAGTGGCAGGAGTTCTTCTACGAGCGCCGCTATGCCGCCACGCCGCTGGTCAACCCCGACTTCGTCAAGCTCACGCAGGCGTTCGGCCTGAAGGCCATGCAGGTGACCTCGCGAGCCGAGGTGGTGCCGGCCGTGCGCGACGCAAGCGGCCACCAGGGCA
- a CDS encoding gamma carbonic anhydrase family protein has translation MLRPYRGLWPQLDASVFVDQSAQVIGDVVIGAESSVWMNCVVRGDVHRIRIGARTNIQDGTVVHVMRGTHPTMIGDAVTIGHGALVHGCTIEDRVLIGMGAIVLNGAVVGSDSIVAAGTLVTEGTVIPPRSMVMGSPGKVKRALTDA, from the coding sequence ATGCTTCGCCCGTATCGTGGCCTGTGGCCTCAACTCGACGCTTCGGTCTTCGTGGATCAGAGCGCGCAGGTCATCGGCGACGTGGTGATTGGGGCGGAGTCCAGCGTCTGGATGAACTGCGTGGTGCGCGGCGACGTGCACCGGATCCGGATCGGGGCGCGGACCAACATCCAGGACGGTACCGTCGTGCACGTGATGCGCGGCACGCATCCGACGATGATCGGGGATGCGGTGACAATCGGGCATGGCGCACTTGTCCACGGGTGCACGATCGAAGACCGCGTCCTCATCGGCATGGGCGCGATCGTGCTGAACGGTGCGGTGGTGGGCAGCGATTCCATCGTCGCCGCCGGGACGCTCGTCACCGAAGGCACTGTCATTCCCCCGCGGTCGATGGTCATGGGCAGTCCCGGCAAGGTGAAGCGGGCGCTCACGGATGCGG
- the ilvD gene encoding dihydroxy-acid dehydratase, producing MTDLNKHKSAALTDGPNRAAARAMLKACAFTDEDLAKPLVGIANTWTEIGPCNFHLRELAEHVKAGVRAAGGTPMEFNTVAVSDGITMGAEGMRASLVSREVIADSIELVTFGHHLDAVVMLCGCDKTIPGTIMALARLNIPGVILYGGSIAPGTWQGKDVTVQDVFEGIGAQAAGRISLVELKDLEDKACPGVGACGGQFTANTMAMVAEFLGIAAMGSVSIPATLPEKQAAAEHAGRLALDLLHRGVRPRDIITRTALENAITGVVATGGSTNAVMHLLAIAHEAGVPLGIDDFNAINDKTPLLADLKPGGRYVAADLHYAGGTGLVCQRLETAGLIDGSAPTVTGRTIGQEAAAVRETPGQDVVRPFDTPLKPTGGLLILKGNIAPDGCVVKVAGSSLAGHQGPARVFEGEEAAFAAVQAGQIVAGDVVVIRHEGPRGGPGMREMLGVTAAIMGAGLGNSVALLTDGRFSGATRGLMAGHVAPEAVSGGPIAAIRDGDVITFDLKQRRLDMAVSDEEIAQRLAAYRAPAPRYTTGVMAKYASLVSSASEGAITRPAPALHS from the coding sequence ATGACCGACCTCAACAAGCACAAGAGCGCCGCGCTCACCGACGGCCCGAACCGCGCCGCCGCGCGCGCGATGCTCAAGGCCTGCGCGTTCACCGACGAGGACCTCGCCAAGCCGCTGGTGGGGATCGCCAACACGTGGACCGAGATCGGGCCATGCAACTTCCACCTGCGTGAGCTGGCCGAGCACGTGAAGGCCGGCGTGCGCGCGGCGGGCGGTACGCCGATGGAGTTCAACACGGTGGCCGTCTCCGACGGCATCACGATGGGCGCCGAAGGCATGCGCGCCTCGCTCGTGAGCCGCGAGGTCATCGCCGACTCCATCGAACTGGTCACGTTCGGCCATCACCTCGACGCCGTGGTGATGCTGTGCGGCTGCGACAAGACGATTCCAGGCACGATCATGGCGCTTGCCCGCCTCAACATCCCGGGCGTCATCCTCTACGGCGGGTCGATTGCGCCGGGCACGTGGCAGGGCAAGGACGTCACGGTGCAGGACGTGTTCGAGGGCATCGGCGCGCAGGCGGCCGGACGCATCTCGCTCGTCGAACTCAAGGATCTCGAAGACAAGGCCTGCCCCGGCGTGGGCGCGTGCGGCGGCCAGTTCACGGCCAACACGATGGCGATGGTGGCCGAGTTCCTCGGCATCGCCGCGATGGGCAGCGTGAGCATTCCGGCAACGCTGCCCGAGAAGCAGGCGGCCGCCGAACACGCGGGCCGACTGGCGCTCGATCTCCTCCACCGGGGCGTCCGTCCGCGCGACATCATCACGCGCACTGCGCTCGAGAACGCCATCACGGGCGTCGTTGCGACAGGTGGATCGACCAACGCCGTGATGCACCTGCTCGCGATCGCCCATGAAGCCGGCGTGCCACTCGGCATCGACGACTTCAACGCGATCAACGACAAGACGCCGCTACTGGCCGACCTGAAGCCGGGCGGACGCTACGTGGCCGCCGACCTGCACTACGCCGGCGGCACCGGACTCGTGTGCCAGCGCCTCGAGACGGCAGGCCTCATCGACGGATCGGCGCCGACGGTCACCGGCCGCACCATCGGCCAAGAAGCCGCGGCGGTGCGTGAAACGCCCGGACAGGATGTGGTGCGGCCTTTCGATACGCCGCTCAAGCCCACGGGCGGGCTACTGATCCTCAAGGGCAACATCGCGCCCGACGGGTGCGTGGTGAAGGTGGCGGGTTCGTCGCTCGCCGGGCATCAGGGGCCGGCGCGCGTCTTCGAAGGCGAGGAAGCCGCGTTCGCCGCCGTGCAGGCGGGCCAGATCGTCGCCGGCGACGTGGTGGTGATCCGCCATGAAGGACCGAGGGGCGGTCCCGGCATGCGCGAGATGCTCGGCGTCACCGCCGCCATCATGGGCGCGGGTCTCGGCAACTCCGTGGCGCTGCTCACCGACGGCCGTTTCTCCGGCGCGACGCGCGGCCTGATGGCCGGCCACGTCGCTCCCGAAGCCGTGTCGGGCGGCCCCATCGCCGCCATCCGCGACGGCGACGTCATCACGTTCGACCTGAAGCAACGCCGCCTCGACATGGCGGTGAGCGACGAGGAGATCGCGCAACGCCTCGCGGCGTACCGCGCGCCCGCGCCGCGCTACACCACTGGTGTCATGGCCAAGTACGCCAGCCTCGTTTCATCGGCGTCGGAAGGCGCCATCACGCGGCCGGCCCCCGCCCTGCATTCCTGA